A genomic stretch from Streptomyces sp. QL37 includes:
- a CDS encoding DUF1707 and FHA domain-containing protein: MTSSFEHYTYPARLSDAERDRVLGVLRDGAAQGKLSHDTFLRRMELALTARRSEELKALTSDLEPGGRWSRGLFRAVGGVSAFPARVRRAWQSERLPRLLLPVPGPHPLRIGRDPGNGLRLNHETVSRTHAELTAHGSRWILRDLGSTNGTCVNGQRVVGSVVVSDGDQVSFGRMTFLLSASLPVPPA; the protein is encoded by the coding sequence GTGACGTCCTCCTTCGAGCACTACACGTACCCCGCGCGGCTCTCGGACGCCGAGCGCGACCGTGTACTCGGTGTGCTCAGAGACGGCGCCGCGCAGGGCAAGCTCTCCCACGACACGTTCCTGCGGCGCATGGAACTCGCCCTGACAGCCCGGCGCTCCGAGGAGCTCAAGGCGCTCACCTCGGACCTGGAGCCGGGCGGACGCTGGTCACGCGGCCTGTTCCGCGCGGTGGGCGGGGTCTCCGCCTTTCCGGCCCGGGTGCGCAGGGCGTGGCAGTCCGAGCGGTTGCCCAGACTCCTGCTGCCCGTGCCCGGACCGCACCCGCTGCGCATCGGCCGCGACCCGGGCAACGGACTCCGGCTCAACCACGAGACGGTGTCGCGGACGCACGCCGAACTGACCGCGCACGGCAGCCGGTGGATCCTGCGCGACCTGGGCTCCACCAACGGCACGTGCGTCAACGGCCAGCGGGTCGTCGGCTCGGTCGTGGTGAGCGACGGCGATCAGGTGAGCTTCGGCCGGATGACCTTCCTGCTCTCCGCTTCACTGCCCGTGCCCCCGGCCTGA